The following DNA comes from Moritella sp. 24.
TGGTTATATAAGGTGATGCCTGCAGCTGTCATTTTTGCTAATGCTGCTGGTAATTCTGCAGCCAATTCATTGGGATGGTTTATGTGTAATACCACGCTGCAACGCAGGCTAGACTGTTTTAATAACGCCACAAATTCATCAGTGACACGACTTGGCATGACTACGGGTAAGCGAGTGTGTATGCGTAGACGTTTCAGGTGCGGGATCTGCTCTAATTGTTCAATGAGCCAGCTTAGCTGATTGTCGTTTGCCATGAGTGGATCACCACCACTAAAAATAACTTCGATGATCTCAGGCTTTGAGCGAATATAGTCAATGGCCTGTTGCCATTCGTGTTTGTTATTACTATTGTCTTGATAAGGGAAATGGCGACGGAAACAATAGCGACAATTGATTGCACAGCCACCACGGACAATAAATAATACGCGGTTGGTGTATTTATGCAGTAATCCTGGTACGGCTGATTCATGCTCATCAAGTGGATCTTTAATGAATCCGGCTTTTTGAATGAACTCTTGCTGCTTGGGCATGACCTGCAAGAATAACGGATCTTTTGGGTTACCTTTTTCCATGCGATCGACAAACGATTGCGGTACGCGCATAGGGAATAGCTGCCTTGCCGCGTAATCAGATTTGAAACTTGTCTCGGGAAGTTCTAGTATAAAAAGTAGCTTTCTGGGATCTGAAATGGCACTTGCTAAGTCTTTTTTCCAATTTTCCTGCATCTTTGCTCCATTTCGGGTTATCATTTGCGGCATTATTGAACTCTAATTATTGAATTCTAATTATTCAATTCTAATTATTGAAATCTATTTTTTCATGAGGATAACATGGCAACATACAAAACCAGTGACTTTAAAGGCGGCTTAAAATTCATGCTTGATAATGAGCCTTGCTCAATCATGGAGCATGATCATGTAAAACCAGGCAAAGGCCAAGCATTTCACCGTGTTAAAGTTCGTCGTTTAATTTCTGGTAAAATTTTAGAAAAAACATTTAAGTCTGGTGAAACTGTTGAAGCAGCAGACGTAATGGAAATAGAATTAGCGTATCTATATAACGATGGCGAATACTTCCATTTTATGAACAATGAATCGTTTGAGCAAGTTGAAGCTGATGTAAAAGCAGTTGGCGATACGGCTAAGTGGTTAGTTGAACAAGATATCTGCGTTATTACTACGTGGAACGATAACCCGATTGCTGTTACACCACCAAACTTCGTTGAATTAGAAGTAACAGAAACAGATCCTGGCCTAAAAGGCGATACACAGGGCACAGGTGGTAAACCTGCAACACTAACTACAGGTGCCGTTGTTCGTGTACCACTATTCATCCAAATCGGTGAAGTAGTTAAAGTTGATACACGTACTGGCGAATATGTTGGCCGTGTAAAATAAGTTGATTTTACGCTAATCTAATTAGCGTTAATAAACGATAAAATGCCAGTCTATGACTGGCATTTTAGTTTTTGTGAAATGAGTAAAACCTTTCGAAAAACAATATTGATAGCATTAATTAAAGTGAGTCGACTGTGCTGACTGAAATACCATCTCAGCTCCTTCATAGCGCACCGGACATTTTTAATTAATATTATCTGATGATACATAATGGCATAGCGTTAATATTTTAAGTAATTAGAACCGGAGTGGGTATGAGTGAGTTAAATTGGCAACCGAGTGCAAGTTTTAATGCACTGCGTGCTCGAGCTAAAGTATTGAATGTCATCCGTGAGTTTTTTGCGCAACGAGATGTACTCGAAGTCGATACGCCAGCGATGAGTCAAGCTGCTGTTACCGATGTACATTTAGATGCATTCAGCACGGTATTTGTTGGCCCTGGTTATAGCCAAGGTTTGCCCTTATATCTGCAAACATCACCTGAATTTCACATGAAAAGATTGCTAGCAGCAGGCAGTGGTTGTATTTACCAAATGAGTAAATCGTTCCGTAATGAAGAAGCTGGCCGTCACCATAATCCCGAATTCACCATGTTAGAGTGGTATCGTATTGGTTTTGATCACTTTCAATTAATGGATGAAATGTCTGAGCTACTCACCTTAGTACTTGATTCTGGTAAAGAGCAGCGCTTCACTTATCAGAATGCATTTAAGCAATTCTTACAGTTAGATCCGTTAACCGCATCGATGGATGAATTACGCCAAGCGGCAAAGCCGTACGGGGTTTATGACGTGTTAGAGAATGAACCTGACCGCGATACTATCTTACAGTTATTGTTTTATGTGGGCGTTGAGAGTCAAATAGGACAAGATGTGCCTTGTTTTATCTATGATTTTCCAGCTTCACAAGCAGCGCTTGCGCGTATTAGTGGTAAAGATAGTCGTGTTGCCGAGCGTTTTGAAGTGTATTTCAAAGGTATCGAACTGGCGAATGGCTTTCATGAGTTAGCGGATGCGAAAGAGCAGCTGGCTCGTTTTACCGCGGATAATAACAAGCGTAAAACAATGGATTTACCTGAACAACCTATTGATCATTATTTAATTGATGCGCTGGCTGCTGGTTTTCCTGATTGTGCTGGTGTAGCACTTGGTATTGATCGATTACTGATGTTAGCAACAGGTGCGAATAGCTTGGATGAGGTAATCGCCTTTCCAACACCGAGAGCATAATCTCGCGCTAAAAAGAAAGGTGAGTGCGCTTAGTGATGAATTTAAGCGGGATTTACTCACCTTTTCTATTTTTAGTTTATCTTAAACTGCCTTTTTTCATGCTCATTATATGGCTACTATCACTGACTTTAACGCCATTTTTTACGTGTAAATCTAACTGTGGTAGTGCAATGCGAATATTGTGTTCTTTAAATACGTGAGTGATGCGAGTATTCAGTTCATGAGTCATGGTCAAGCGGTGGCCCATTTCAGATACGTAACAACGTACTTCAAAGCGTAATGCGTGTTGTGCAAATTCAATAAAGAATACTTCAGGTCCTGGATTATCAAGGCTTAAGCTATTTTCTTCCGCGCTTTCTAATAGCAGTTTTGTCACCAGTTCAATATCTGAATTAAACTCAACGCCAATATTAATGATCACACGGGTGATGGAATCAGACAGTGACCAGTTAATAAATTGCTCTGTAATAAAGGCTTTATTCGGCACAATAATTTCTTTTCTATCCCAGTCAACAATGGTCGTTGCGCGGGTTTGAATTTTACTGATACTACCCGTTAAGTCACGGATGGTGACCGTATCACCAATACGGATTGGCTTTTCGAATAAGATAATTAAACCGGATACAAAGTTGGCAAAAATTTCTTGTAAACCAAAGCCCAAGCCGACGGTTAATGCAGCCACTAACCATTGTGTTTTCGCCCAATCAACGCCTAAGAAGTTAAAGCCAACGACAATACCAACCGAAATAGTGATGTATTTAGCTAAGGTGGTGATCGCAAAGCCTGTACCGGCTGCAAGATCGAGATGCTGCAAGATTAATAATTCAAGCGCACCCGATAAATTACGTACCAATACCATCGTGAGCACAAAAATAATGATGGCTAACAAGCAGCTTTTTAGGGTAATGGGGTCAATATATTCAACTCCATTTAAGGTATTTGATGCATCCCAAAGGGTGATTGAATCTAAGAAGATAAATGCACTTTGAATTTCGGACCAAAACAACGCATTTAATGCGACAAATAATAACGTTAATAAAGTACGTAATAAGCCGAGTGATTGCGCACTGATTTGATCTAAATCTATCTCGGGTTCTTCAATGTCAAAATGGCTTTCTTGGCTGGTGTTTTGTTCGCCTTTTTCTACTTCTTTCGCACGTTGGGCAATGATGTCGATACGTTTTGCTTTTGCGCGCTCAAATGCTAAACGACGTTTTTGTAAGTGCATGCCACGGCGAACTAAATAATAGCTTAATAAAAAGAACAGCCCCATTAACAGCGATGATTCCATCTGTTTTAGCAATACTTGAGCTGTATATAAATATCCCATAATCGCCATTATTGCAGACGCGATTGGCGCCATAATAAAGATGGTCCAGATGGTATGGTGGACAATATGCGGCTTACCATTATTCTTTTTCTGGTAAGTAAGTGGGAGCTTTTCACGATACAGGCGGTAATAAAATTGTACCAATGCACCACACGTAATTATAAAGGCAAGGCGACCCAATGAGCCATCATAAGCCTGCTCTGGGTATTGGTAGCAAAGCACTTGGATAATATAAGAAGGCCAAGAAATTAAAAATAGAACGTTGTAATAGCTCCAAATTTTGGCAATACGATCTTTATCTATCTTAAGATGAATTTGCAGTAGTCCTTTATTACGCGTGAGATTACGCATAAATAGATATATGACTAATAAGAATAATGATTCTTGTAATGCATGACCAATATTGACCGCAAATGGAAATTCCCATGCACTGATGAGCATTTCGGAAATCAACAGCAGTGAGACAGGTAAAATCAATGCATCAGCTAATGAATATGCAAGATTACGTAACGTATAAGTAAATTTGTCTTGTGTTACTTTACCCACTTTCGGGTGTGTTATTGCGATGTGTTTAGCGAAGTATTTATTTAATGGCGAACGTAAATAAGCGAAACCAAAAATAAGGAAAATAGCGAGACCTAAAGTGCCTAAAGGTAGCGACACTAAAGCTTGAGGGATCGTAATACTATTATCAATCGATGTAAGCCAGAGCATGCTCGTGAACAAGTCTGATATCGTTTGGGTATTTAATGGCGGTGAACTTGGTACCCAAAATAAATGCTCGTCAGCTTGCTGTTTTATCTGCACTAATGTGCTGTTCATTTTACTATAGCTGACTTTTAATTTGGCTTGTTCGTAGATGTGGTTATCTAAGCTTGAAATAAGTTGGCTAAGCAAGAGTCGACGTAGTTCAATAAAGCGTAATAAGCTGTCATGTTCTACTTCGTTTAGAATTTTTGTTGTTAGCGGTAGGCCGTCTAACTGGGTGAGCATTTTTTGATAACGAAAACGTGCTAAGCGGCTTTCGACAATTTCATCTTCTAATTTTTCGAGTGGTGGCTCACTGGGTAAACTACTTACCTGAGCGCGTAGGTTTTCACCAAATGCGGAGCTTATTTTTAGCCATTCAACTTGCTCATTAAAATTAATTAACGTGGTTGTTAGCGCATCAACTTGTTGTGTTACTGATTGTTGCTTACCTTGAATCGTTTCATTCTTTGTCGAAATAATTTCGAGCTCTTTCGACAGTTCTTGATTGATTTCTAATTGCAGTTGTAAAAATGGCGAGCTAATGAGTGATGAATCATTTATTTGTTTACTGCGTGCTATCGCGTCTTCGGCTTCTTTGCGTAAGATACTATTACGTAGGTCTGTTAATGTGGCTAAGTATTCACTTACCCCTTTCTGATCTAATTGACTTAAACGGCGATTAAGTTGGGCTAATTCACTGCGATTACTGGCACTGAGTTGCTCAAGCTCTAACATCTGAATCTGTGTAGAGAGTGATGATTCTTTTATCTGTAAAGAAATGCGCAGCGCTTCTTGCTCGCTGTTTAAATTACCGTTACCAGCATCAACTAACTTGTCATGATCTTTTTGTGTGCTGGTTAACTTGCTACGTAAACGTTCAATGTCAGTTTGAAATGAACTGATTCGAGTACCTATCGCTGTCAGTTCACTGCTGCGCTGTTGTTGCTGTTTTTTTAAATCTGTATGGCTAGAGTTTTGCTTGGCAATTTCTTGCTCAACTTTATTCAACGACCAGTCACTTGGATCTGAAAATTCAGTCTGTTGATAGTCTGCAATTTCTGCTTTTAATTTTTGAGAGGTAACTGGGTAGTCATCAATAATTTTTTGGTAGCTAATTGCAGTATGGCGAGCATTACTGTCTTCGGTTAAATCTTTTAATGCTTGCTGATAATACTTTAGCTGTAATTTAGTTGAAGGGGTTGGTTCCAGTTCTTCTAGCTGAGCAATAGTGTTGTTAAGCTGGGCTTCACCATAACTAGGCTGTGCGTAAACTGGATTAATAAATAATGAAAATAGAATAAGTAAAATTACATAATTTTTAGTCATCATAATATTTCATAAGTTCGAGTCACAATGCAATTGAATATCGGATTATCCATTTTCAAACTGCGCTTATCGAACTATTTTTTTCCTGCATTCCATGTTTCAAAAAGGGCGGCAGAAACCACTAATACGCCTCCCGTTATGGTTGCAGCATTGGGGATTTCACCTAGAAAAGGGATCGCTAGCAAGCTACCATAAAGCGGCTGTAAGCAGGAAATAAGACCTACTGTTTTTGCTTTAAGGTAACGCAATGCTGTAACTAGCAGTGTGTGCGGCATTGCCGTAAAGCAGATCCCTAACACAACTAATAACGTCCAACTGTCATTATTTATATCCGCTAAGTTTACACTCAAAAATGGCGAAAGCATACACGCGGTGAATAATGTTTGATAAAACATTGTGTGGGGACCACTGTAATGCGATAGCTTACGTTTGTAGAGTATATTTCTTAAAGTAAACAGAAATGCGGAGCTAATACCACTAATAATGCCGAGCGTTACGTCATTTTCTAAAGACAATTCAGGTACTAATAAACTGATTCCGATGAGTACGACGATCGCTGAAAAAACATCTTTAATATGTATTTTTTCTTTATTAAAGAGTGGTTCTAAAAATACGATCATGACAGGATAAGTGTAGAAGGCAATAACGCCAATCGCAATGGTAGACAGTTGCATACCGAGGAAGAAGGTGACCCAGTGAGCACCCACTAACATAGCCAGTAACAAGGCCCACAAATAGTCAGTTAGCTTATTTAACCGTAAAGGTTGCTTCGTTATTTTTAATAATAAACACAGAACAATACTGGCAATAACACAACGGATAATGGTGATATCAAGCGCGCTTAACGGGATCAGCTTAGAGAATAAAGTGGTGCCACCCATTAATAGCGTCGCTGAGTGTAGAGCCCATAGCCCTTGTTTATGTTGTTCCATTAATTGCTACATCCTTGCAATTTGAGCCAGTTCAATTGGCATTGTGAATAATGACTATAACAGTTGTCTAGAAACAATAATGGAATATTTTATTTATGGATTATAACGGGTGTATTTACGAATGGGGATTGTATTGGCAAGTTAATGAGAGAAGGGGATGTTCCCGTTACAATGATAAGGACTGTAACGGGAATATAAGGTTAGCTGTTGAAGCTAACCTTATTTAGTTTTGATACGGGCAAATGCTTCACCCATTATCGTTGGTGTTGTTGGTTGTAGTTCATCAACAAATTCAACCGCGTCTTTAGCAAAAACTGCAACGATAGTAGAGCCAAGTTTAAAGCGACCCATTTCTGCGCCTTTTTCGATAACGATTGGCGCTTGGTTTTCATACGTCCAACGTACGATCTCTTTATTCTTTGATGGTGCTACAGTACCGTGCCAAATCGTCTCGATTGAAGCAACGATTGTTGCGCCAACTAATACCATTGCAAATGGACCTACTTCGGTATCAAAGATAGCGATTGCACGTTCGTTACGTGCAAATAGATTAGGTACATTTTGTGCTGTTAATGGATTTACAGAGAACAGCTCGCCCGGTGCAAAAATCATTTCTTTTAGCGTACCTGTAATTGGCATGTGAATACGGTGGTAATCACGTGGCGACAAATAAACCGTCGCAAAATCACCATCTTCAAATTTGTTTGCTAGTTGGCGATCGCCACCTAATAATTCGCACACACTGTAATCATGACCTTTAGCTTGCACAATACGACCTTGCGTAATTGGACCTGCTTGGCTTACCGCACCGTCAACTGGTTGGCATAACATGTTGTCGTCAGCATTGATTGGACGAACGCCTTCTTTTAATTCACGGGTAAAGAAGTCATTAAACGTTTGGAAATGTGCAGGATCTGAGTGTTTTGCTTCATCCATGTTCACATTGTAACGCTTGATAAACCAAGTAATTACATTTGTTGTTACTTTGCCGTGAGCACCAGCTGCAAATAAACCAATAAGACGAGATAAACCGTGTTGAGGAAAGCAGTATTGGGCAATAACTTTAAGCTTGTCTAGCACCTTAGAGCCTCTTAAATAGTTGAATGAGTTAGAATTAACGCTATTGTAACAACTTTGACTATTGTTGTCAGAATTAGCTGTTGTCAGAATTTGCGTGATTAGATTAACCAGGTAAAGGTTATCTTGCTATTTATGCTAGCAAGATAACATTGTTCTGGTTATTATTTTGTCATCGTGTGTAAGTTATTTACGTACAGGGATATGACGAGTAGGGCGATTATCTAGCATGGTTTCTAAAATACGTAGGTAGTTGTCAAAACGTATTTTTTTGATCTTGCCTTGTTTTATCGCATCTTGCAGCGCACAACCGGGATCGTTTTTATGCTTACAATCACGGAAGCGACATTCACCTAAGAAGTCGCGGAATTCGATAAAACCATTCGCGATCTCTTCTGCTTTCATGTGCCAAAGTGAGAATTCACGAACACCTGGTGAGTCAATTAAATCACCACCTGATGGGAAATGATACAAACGTGCAGTGGTTGTTGTGTGAGTACCTAAACCTGATTTCTCAGATACACCACCTACTTCTACATCTAGCTCAGGCATCAGTGCATTCACTAACGATGATTTACCTACGCCTGATTGACCAACAAAGATAGTAGTATTATCTTTCAACAGGTGTTGTAGATCAGACAAACCTTTACCTTCGAGAGACGATACTTGCCATACTTCATAGCCGATATCACGGTAAGTTTGTAATTGTCGATTAATGGCAAACAATTCATCTTGGCTTAATAAGTCGATTTTGTTTAATAAGATAACAGGACGAATTTTTACATCTTCGGCAGCCACGATATAGCGGTCAATGATGTTAGTTGAAAACTCTGGTACCACAGAAGATACGATCACGATCTGATCGATATTTGCCGCGATAGGTTTAATACCGTCGTAGAAATCAGGGCGGGTTAATACGGTTCTGCGTTCGTGTACTGCTTCAATAATACCAGAAATGCCTTGTAACTGTTCATTACCTAAGCGCCAAACTACACGGTCACCTGTTACTAAGCTCGCAATAGAACGACGTAGATTACAGCGGTGAATAACACCATTTTCATCTTCTACATCAGCATGTTGACCGAAACGGCTAATGATCACACCTTCTTGTTTTTTGCCGAGAAGTGCATCATCCCATTCTTGTGTATCTTGCTTTTCTAAACGTTTAGTCTGGTTGCTACGTACGCGACGTATTTGACCTTGGGTTAAATGTTTCTTTTTAGCCACGGGTAATTTAATTCCTGAGTTGTAACAAGCGTATTGTAGTACAGCTGTTGCTGAACATCGCATTTCGAGGTCGATTGAGTATAATAACCTTAAATATACGATTAAACGACAACTATTAGGATCCCGTCTATGCAACTTGCCGACAAAGCAGCGCAATTTAATGAAAATAATTTAGTTTGGATTGACCTCGAAATGACAGGTCTTGATCCTGAAAAATGTCTGATCATTGAAATTGCTACTATCGTGACTGATAGTGAATTAAACATTCTTGCAGAAGGACCTGTATTAGCTATTCACCAAGATAAAGCTGAGCTTGATAAGATGGATGAGTGGTGTACTACGCACCATACAAACTCCGGTCTTGTTGAACGTGTTTTAGCAAGTAAAGTCACTGAAAAAGAGGCTGTTGCGCAAACATTAGCCTTTTTGCATCAGTGGGTTCCTGCCGGTAAATCCCCGTTATGCGGTAATAGTATTGGTCAAGATCGTCGCTTTTTAGTGAAGTACATGACGGAGTTAAATGATTACTTTCACTACCGTAATGTGGATGTGAGCACGATTAAAGAGCTTGGTCGTCGCTGGTGCCCTGAGGTTGTGTCTAGTTTCCACAAAGAAGGTTTGCATTTAGCACTGGATGATATTCGTGAATCAATCGGTGAATTACAGCACTATCGTCAACATATGTTTAAAATTTAATCACACCTACGACTGGTTCGATAAATTTGCGAGCTTATAGTAGAAATATTCAGCAATAACAGGTTTATTTATAATAAAACCTAGGTCTACGCTTGCAAAAACCAGTCGGTTCTATATAATTCGGCCCCTAAGATGAGATGCGGTACTAGCTCAGTTGGTAGAGCGCAACCTTGCCAAGGTTGAGGTCAAGAGTTCGAGCCTCTTGTACCGCTCCAATCTTATCTTAGAATACCAAGTAGAATGACAAAGCGGTACTAGCTCAGTTGGTAGAGCGCAACCTTGCCAAGGTTGAGGTCAAGAGTTCGAGCCTCTTGTACCGCTCCAAATTCAGATTGATTGGAATGTTAATTCATTCGAGTGAATCGAATAGTTGAGAAACTTTAAATCAAAATGAAGCGGTACTAGCTCAGTTGGTAGAGCGCAACCTTGCCAAGGTTGAGGTCAAGAGTTCGAGCCTCTTGTACCGCTCCAAATTCAGATTGATTGGAATGTTAATTCATTCGAGTGAATCGAATAGTTGAGAAACTTTAAATCAAAATGAAGCGGTACTAGCTCAGTTGGTAGAGCGCAACCTTGCCAAGGTTGAGGTCAAGAGTTCGAGCCTCTTGTACCGCTCCAATTCTTTTGTTACACCAATGATGAAAGAATAAGTTGAGAAACTCTAAATCAAAATGAAGCGGTACTAGCTCAGTTGGTAGAGCGCAACCTTGCCAAGGTTGAGGTCAAGAGTTCGAGCCTCTTGTACCGCTCCAAATTCAGATTGATTGGAATGTTAATTCATTCGAGTGAATCGAATAGTTGAGAAACTTTAAATCAAAATGAAGCGGTACTAGCTCAGTTGGTAGAGCGCAACCTTGCCAAGGTTGAGGTCAAGAGTTCGAGCCTCTTGTACCGCTCCAAATTCAGATTGATTGGAATGTTAATTCATTCGAGTGAATCGAATAGTTGAGAAACTTTAAATCAAAATGAAGCGGTACTAGCTCAGTTGGTAGAGCGCAACCTTGCCAAGGTTGAGGTCAAGAGTTCGAGCCTCTTGTACCGCTCCAAATTATTGGTATTTTAAAATAAAAAGTTTATCACACCAATGATGAAAGAATAAGTTGAGAAACTTTAAATCAAAATGAAGCGGTACTAGCTCAGTTGGTAGAGCGCAACCTTGC
Coding sequences within:
- the epmB gene encoding EF-P beta-lysylation protein EpmB, whose product is MQENWKKDLASAISDPRKLLFILELPETSFKSDYAARQLFPMRVPQSFVDRMEKGNPKDPLFLQVMPKQQEFIQKAGFIKDPLDEHESAVPGLLHKYTNRVLFIVRGGCAINCRYCFRRHFPYQDNSNNKHEWQQAIDYIRSKPEIIEVIFSGGDPLMANDNQLSWLIEQLEQIPHLKRLRIHTRLPVVMPSRVTDEFVALLKQSSLRCSVVLHINHPNELAAELPAALAKMTAAGITLYNQAVLLADINDNADDLVELHERLFDNRIQPYYLHLLDKVEGASHFDVSEEKAVTLMNELLLRLPGFLVPKLVREIGGEKSKTPISI
- the efp gene encoding elongation factor P, coding for MATYKTSDFKGGLKFMLDNEPCSIMEHDHVKPGKGQAFHRVKVRRLISGKILEKTFKSGETVEAADVMEIELAYLYNDGEYFHFMNNESFEQVEADVKAVGDTAKWLVEQDICVITTWNDNPIAVTPPNFVELEVTETDPGLKGDTQGTGGKPATLTTGAVVRVPLFIQIGEVVKVDTRTGEYVGRVK
- the epmA gene encoding elongation factor P--(R)-beta-lysine ligase — protein: MSELNWQPSASFNALRARAKVLNVIREFFAQRDVLEVDTPAMSQAAVTDVHLDAFSTVFVGPGYSQGLPLYLQTSPEFHMKRLLAAGSGCIYQMSKSFRNEEAGRHHNPEFTMLEWYRIGFDHFQLMDEMSELLTLVLDSGKEQRFTYQNAFKQFLQLDPLTASMDELRQAAKPYGVYDVLENEPDRDTILQLLFYVGVESQIGQDVPCFIYDFPASQAALARISGKDSRVAERFEVYFKGIELANGFHELADAKEQLARFTADNNKRKTMDLPEQPIDHYLIDALAAGFPDCAGVALGIDRLLMLATGANSLDEVIAFPTPRA
- the mscM gene encoding miniconductance mechanosensitive channel MscM; its protein translation is MMTKNYVILLILFSLFINPVYAQPSYGEAQLNNTIAQLEELEPTPSTKLQLKYYQQALKDLTEDSNARHTAISYQKIIDDYPVTSQKLKAEIADYQQTEFSDPSDWSLNKVEQEIAKQNSSHTDLKKQQQQRSSELTAIGTRISSFQTDIERLRSKLTSTQKDHDKLVDAGNGNLNSEQEALRISLQIKESSLSTQIQMLELEQLSASNRSELAQLNRRLSQLDQKGVSEYLATLTDLRNSILRKEAEDAIARSKQINDSSLISSPFLQLQLEINQELSKELEIISTKNETIQGKQQSVTQQVDALTTTLINFNEQVEWLKISSAFGENLRAQVSSLPSEPPLEKLEDEIVESRLARFRYQKMLTQLDGLPLTTKILNEVEHDSLLRFIELRRLLLSQLISSLDNHIYEQAKLKVSYSKMNSTLVQIKQQADEHLFWVPSSPPLNTQTISDLFTSMLWLTSIDNSITIPQALVSLPLGTLGLAIFLIFGFAYLRSPLNKYFAKHIAITHPKVGKVTQDKFTYTLRNLAYSLADALILPVSLLLISEMLISAWEFPFAVNIGHALQESLFLLVIYLFMRNLTRNKGLLQIHLKIDKDRIAKIWSYYNVLFLISWPSYIIQVLCYQYPEQAYDGSLGRLAFIITCGALVQFYYRLYREKLPLTYQKKNNGKPHIVHHTIWTIFIMAPIASAIMAIMGYLYTAQVLLKQMESSLLMGLFFLLSYYLVRRGMHLQKRRLAFERAKAKRIDIIAQRAKEVEKGEQNTSQESHFDIEEPEIDLDQISAQSLGLLRTLLTLLFVALNALFWSEIQSAFIFLDSITLWDASNTLNGVEYIDPITLKSCLLAIIIFVLTMVLVRNLSGALELLILQHLDLAAGTGFAITTLAKYITISVGIVVGFNFLGVDWAKTQWLVAALTVGLGFGLQEIFANFVSGLIILFEKPIRIGDTVTIRDLTGSISKIQTRATTIVDWDRKEIIVPNKAFITEQFINWSLSDSITRVIINIGVEFNSDIELVTKLLLESAEENSLSLDNPGPEVFFIEFAQHALRFEVRCYVSEMGHRLTMTHELNTRITHVFKEHNIRIALPQLDLHVKNGVKVSDSSHIMSMKKGSLR
- a CDS encoding DMT family transporter, which encodes MEQHKQGLWALHSATLLMGGTTLFSKLIPLSALDITIIRCVIASIVLCLLLKITKQPLRLNKLTDYLWALLLAMLVGAHWVTFFLGMQLSTIAIGVIAFYTYPVMIVFLEPLFNKEKIHIKDVFSAIVVLIGISLLVPELSLENDVTLGIISGISSAFLFTLRNILYKRKLSHYSGPHTMFYQTLFTACMLSPFLSVNLADINNDSWTLLVVLGICFTAMPHTLLVTALRYLKAKTVGLISCLQPLYGSLLAIPFLGEIPNAATITGGVLVVSAALFETWNAGKK
- the asd gene encoding archaetidylserine decarboxylase (Phosphatidylserine decarboxylase is synthesized as a single chain precursor. Generation of the pyruvoyl active site from a Ser is coupled to cleavage of a Gly-Ser bond between the larger (beta) and smaller (alpha chains). It is an integral membrane protein.) → MLDKLKVIAQYCFPQHGLSRLIGLFAAGAHGKVTTNVITWFIKRYNVNMDEAKHSDPAHFQTFNDFFTRELKEGVRPINADDNMLCQPVDGAVSQAGPITQGRIVQAKGHDYSVCELLGGDRQLANKFEDGDFATVYLSPRDYHRIHMPITGTLKEMIFAPGELFSVNPLTAQNVPNLFARNERAIAIFDTEVGPFAMVLVGATIVASIETIWHGTVAPSKNKEIVRWTYENQAPIVIEKGAEMGRFKLGSTIVAVFAKDAVEFVDELQPTTPTIMGEAFARIKTK
- the rsgA gene encoding small ribosomal subunit biogenesis GTPase RsgA — protein: MAKKKHLTQGQIRRVRSNQTKRLEKQDTQEWDDALLGKKQEGVIISRFGQHADVEDENGVIHRCNLRRSIASLVTGDRVVWRLGNEQLQGISGIIEAVHERRTVLTRPDFYDGIKPIAANIDQIVIVSSVVPEFSTNIIDRYIVAAEDVKIRPVILLNKIDLLSQDELFAINRQLQTYRDIGYEVWQVSSLEGKGLSDLQHLLKDNTTIFVGQSGVGKSSLVNALMPELDVEVGGVSEKSGLGTHTTTTARLYHFPSGGDLIDSPGVREFSLWHMKAEEIANGFIEFRDFLGECRFRDCKHKNDPGCALQDAIKQGKIKKIRFDNYLRILETMLDNRPTRHIPVRK
- the orn gene encoding oligoribonuclease, producing the protein MQLADKAAQFNENNLVWIDLEMTGLDPEKCLIIEIATIVTDSELNILAEGPVLAIHQDKAELDKMDEWCTTHHTNSGLVERVLASKVTEKEAVAQTLAFLHQWVPAGKSPLCGNSIGQDRRFLVKYMTELNDYFHYRNVDVSTIKELGRRWCPEVVSSFHKEGLHLALDDIRESIGELQHYRQHMFKI